Proteins from a genomic interval of Bradyrhizobium sp. CCBAU 53340:
- a CDS encoding LysR family transcriptional regulator, translated as MHSLAERGVPLEERLKTNISGLSDWDAARIFLEVVRCGSFRSAAERLSLSINAVRRRIDDFERQTGTTLFTRDVHGTHLTDEGAMVVSAVERMEAAAFDVLRASDSTANALTGEVRVAVTEGLGTFWLAPRLVEFQQAYPKVLVDLHCAMRSADVSRHEADVAIHLSRPSALDVKLVRLGRMHLMFWASEKYLEKYGTPRTAHELIKHRLVLQFADQLAAKETFESFFPGVSERDLLVMKTNVSSANYWAVANGAGIGVFPSYAIALGGKLIPLEVELNRPLDIWLSYHPGSGRIPRVRHMIDWLIEAFNPGRFPWFKEEFVHPHEFKDSYMGEPLTQLFGGFSTEEQR; from the coding sequence ATGCACTCCTTGGCGGAAAGGGGCGTTCCGTTGGAGGAACGCCTAAAAACAAATATCAGCGGCCTGTCCGACTGGGATGCGGCCCGCATATTCCTGGAAGTCGTTCGATGCGGAAGTTTCCGCTCGGCGGCCGAACGCTTGTCGCTATCGATCAACGCTGTCCGTCGCCGAATCGACGATTTCGAACGCCAGACCGGCACCACCCTGTTCACGCGCGACGTCCACGGAACCCATCTCACCGATGAAGGCGCGATGGTGGTCTCCGCCGTCGAGCGCATGGAGGCGGCCGCCTTCGACGTGCTGCGCGCCAGCGATTCGACGGCCAATGCTCTCACCGGCGAGGTTCGCGTTGCCGTGACCGAGGGATTGGGTACGTTCTGGCTCGCCCCGCGGCTGGTCGAATTCCAGCAGGCCTATCCGAAGGTCCTGGTCGATTTGCACTGCGCGATGCGCTCGGCCGACGTCTCCCGCCACGAGGCCGACGTCGCCATCCATCTGTCGCGCCCCTCCGCCCTCGACGTCAAGCTGGTGCGGCTCGGCCGCATGCATCTGATGTTCTGGGCTTCGGAAAAGTACCTTGAGAAATACGGCACGCCGCGCACGGCCCACGAATTGATCAAGCACCGCCTGGTGCTGCAATTCGCCGACCAGCTCGCCGCCAAGGAAACCTTTGAGAGCTTCTTCCCGGGCGTTTCGGAACGTGACCTCCTGGTCATGAAGACCAACGTCTCAAGCGCCAACTATTGGGCGGTCGCGAACGGCGCCGGGATCGGCGTCTTCCCGAGCTACGCCATTGCGCTTGGCGGGAAGTTGATTCCACTGGAGGTCGAGTTGAACCGACCGCTGGATATCTGGTTGTCCTACCATCCCGGTAGCGGCCGGATTCCCCGCGTGCGGCATATGATTGACTGGCTGATCGAGGCTTTCAATCCGGGTCGCTTCCCGTGGTTTAAGGAAGAGTTCGTGCATCCGCATGAATTCAAGGACTCGTATATGGGCGAACCCCTGACCCAGCTCTTCGGGGGATTTTCAACCGAAGAACAAAGGTGA
- a CDS encoding helix-turn-helix domain-containing protein, with the protein MKQRSAGKPDIELGKRIRLRRVEMKISQAELGEKLGVSFQQVQKYEKGVNRVGAARLQQIASALDVPVTFFYDGDNKAREVESLLFLDSAFSLRLLRAYSKIKDQTVQRQLVSLMESIAANES; encoded by the coding sequence ATGAAGCAGCGCAGTGCCGGCAAGCCGGACATCGAGCTTGGCAAGCGAATCCGCTTGCGGCGCGTCGAGATGAAGATCTCGCAGGCCGAGCTCGGCGAAAAGCTCGGCGTGAGCTTCCAGCAGGTCCAGAAATACGAGAAGGGCGTCAATCGCGTCGGCGCGGCTCGGCTGCAGCAGATCGCCTCCGCCCTCGACGTGCCCGTGACCTTCTTCTATGACGGCGACAACAAGGCCCGCGAAGTCGAAAGCCTCCTGTTCCTGGACTCGGCTTTCAGCCTCCGCCTGCTGCGCGCCTACAGCAAGATCAAGGATCAGACGGTGCAGCGTCAGCTCGTCTCGCTGATGGAATCGATCGCGGCGAACGAGAGCTGA
- a CDS encoding murein L,D-transpeptidase: MGKTRQMLRRHAVIVAVSLLASGAAHAQTETTGQANPKPAIPSSTAPATANPAHAAAKAATAPASTAESRSAAALALTHEPTYDEGTAQRIKDAALSYSDLAVRGGWPTIPAEAKFALGVQGANDDLLRKRLILSGDLAADKASGVFDQDLADGVKRFQARHGLAPTGMMTPRTLAAMNVPVQKRIRQLEASLERLENTNFSFGQRYVVVNIPAAFAEAVENDVVVRRYRVIVGKTEKPSPTLTAQITGVVLNPTWTVPSSIAKTEISAHMRKDPTYLSRMHMEVLDAHDNPIDPHSVDWSGTHTPNFTVRQQNGSFNALGAVKIDMPNSYSVYMHDTNQRSLFSDDYRFDSHGCSRVDNVRDLAAWLLKDQPKWTRAAIDAEIATGQHLEVPMAKKVPVAWVYLTAWMTKDQTIQFRNDVYNQDEQLLEATAEEAAFFSNAGNHPLTAHMAQ; this comes from the coding sequence ATGGGGAAGACCAGACAGATGTTGAGACGCCATGCCGTGATCGTTGCCGTCAGCCTGCTTGCTAGCGGCGCCGCGCACGCGCAGACCGAAACCACAGGTCAGGCCAATCCCAAGCCCGCTATTCCGTCCAGCACGGCGCCTGCGACCGCCAACCCGGCGCACGCGGCCGCCAAAGCCGCAACAGCACCGGCGTCGACGGCCGAAAGCCGTTCGGCCGCAGCGCTCGCGCTGACGCATGAGCCGACCTATGACGAGGGCACTGCCCAGCGGATCAAGGACGCGGCACTGAGCTATTCCGATCTCGCGGTGCGCGGCGGCTGGCCGACGATTCCCGCGGAGGCCAAGTTCGCACTCGGCGTCCAGGGCGCCAATGACGACCTCCTGCGCAAGCGGCTGATCCTCTCCGGCGACCTCGCCGCCGACAAGGCGAGCGGCGTTTTCGACCAGGATCTCGCCGATGGCGTGAAGCGCTTTCAGGCCCGCCACGGTCTTGCGCCGACCGGCATGATGACGCCGCGCACGCTCGCGGCGATGAACGTCCCCGTGCAGAAGCGCATCCGCCAGCTCGAAGCCTCGCTCGAACGGCTCGAGAACACCAATTTCAGCTTCGGCCAGCGCTATGTCGTGGTCAACATCCCCGCCGCCTTCGCCGAGGCGGTCGAGAACGACGTCGTGGTGCGGCGCTATCGCGTCATCGTCGGCAAGACCGAGAAGCCGTCGCCGACGCTGACGGCCCAGATCACCGGTGTCGTGCTCAACCCGACCTGGACGGTGCCCTCCTCGATCGCCAAGACCGAGATATCAGCACATATGCGCAAGGACCCGACCTATCTGTCGCGCATGCACATGGAGGTGCTCGACGCCCACGACAATCCGATCGATCCGCATTCAGTCGACTGGTCGGGCACGCACACGCCGAACTTCACCGTGCGCCAGCAGAACGGCAGCTTCAACGCGCTCGGCGCGGTCAAGATCGACATGCCGAACTCCTATTCGGTCTATATGCACGACACCAACCAGCGCAGCCTGTTCAGCGACGACTACCGTTTCGATTCCCACGGCTGCTCCCGCGTCGACAATGTGCGCGATCTCGCCGCCTGGCTGCTCAAGGACCAGCCGAAGTGGACGCGCGCCGCAATCGACGCGGAAATCGCCACCGGGCAGCACCTCGAAGTACCCATGGCCAAGAAAGTGCCGGTGGCGTGGGTCTATCTCACGGCCTGGATGACCAAGGACCAGACCATCCAGTTCCGCAACGACGTCTATAACCAGGACGAGCAGTTGCTGGAGGCGACGGCCGAAGAGGCCGCGTTCTTCAGCAATGCCGGCAACCATCCGTTGACCGCGCATATGGCGCAGTAG
- a CDS encoding enoyl-CoA hydratase, protein MPDLSQDTPYADGKILKQVTAGVGVITFNNPDKRNAMSLEMWEGFGEALTALRDDDAVRVVILRGAGGKAFVSGADISQFEKVRHNAAASEEYGKRSAAQRALLAAYPKPTIACIEGFCLGGGMQVAMLADIRLAAHGSQFGIPAAKLGIAYGYDGLKHLVSLVGPSWARLLMYTGMRIDAAEALRIGLVERLFPEGELWGETMAIAQTISENAPLAIKAAKITIAEVLKDESARDMDAIKAIGTACMDSADFREGRQAFMEKRKPQFQGK, encoded by the coding sequence ATGCCTGATCTGTCCCAAGATACTCCCTACGCCGACGGCAAGATCCTCAAGCAGGTCACCGCCGGCGTCGGCGTGATCACCTTCAACAATCCCGACAAGCGCAACGCGATGTCGCTGGAGATGTGGGAGGGATTTGGCGAGGCGCTGACGGCCTTGCGCGATGACGATGCGGTGCGCGTCGTGATCCTGCGCGGCGCCGGCGGCAAGGCGTTCGTCTCGGGCGCCGACATCAGCCAGTTCGAGAAAGTCCGGCACAATGCTGCGGCGTCCGAAGAGTACGGCAAGCGCAGCGCTGCCCAGCGCGCGCTGCTCGCCGCTTACCCGAAGCCGACGATTGCCTGCATCGAGGGCTTCTGCCTCGGCGGCGGCATGCAGGTCGCGATGCTCGCCGATATCAGGCTCGCCGCGCATGGCAGCCAGTTCGGCATTCCCGCGGCAAAGCTCGGCATTGCCTATGGCTATGACGGCCTGAAGCATCTGGTATCGCTGGTCGGCCCGTCCTGGGCGCGGCTGTTGATGTACACGGGCATGCGCATCGACGCCGCGGAAGCGCTCCGCATCGGTCTCGTCGAGCGCCTGTTTCCGGAGGGCGAGCTCTGGGGGGAGACGATGGCGATCGCGCAGACCATCTCCGAGAACGCGCCACTCGCAATCAAGGCCGCCAAGATCACCATCGCAGAAGTGCTCAAGGACGAAAGTGCCCGCGACATGGACGCGATCAAGGCAATCGGCACCGCCTGCATGGACTCGGCGGATTTCCGCGAGGGCCGGCAGGCCTTCATGGAGAAGCGCAAACCGCAATTCCAGGGGAAGTAG
- a CDS encoding isocitrate/isopropylmalate dehydrogenase family protein, with translation MSANNAFHIAVLAGDGIGPEVMAPALEVLRKVGDKSGQSFRFTEAPAGANNYLATGKSMPDSTIKLCEEADAILLGACGLPSVRYPDNTEIAPQIELRFIFDLYAGVRPARLIPGVPSPIVGADKRGIDLVVIRESTEGLFASMGKGVVTHDDARETMVITRKTSERLFDFSFRLAERRKARGKPGSLACVDKANVFKAFAFFRGIFDEIATKHPGVKTDRLYVDACSAMLVKRPWDFDVMVMENMFGDIVSDITASLIGGLGMAPSADIGDKYAVFQPCHGTAPDIMGQGKANPTGMILSAAMMLDWLADKHGIESATEAGERIERAVDQVYAGGLKPMEFGGSNGTADITRAVLGAL, from the coding sequence ATGTCCGCAAACAACGCCTTCCACATTGCCGTGCTCGCCGGTGACGGCATCGGTCCCGAGGTCATGGCGCCAGCGCTCGAAGTGTTGCGCAAGGTCGGCGACAAATCCGGCCAGAGCTTCCGCTTCACCGAGGCACCGGCCGGCGCCAACAATTATCTTGCCACCGGCAAGTCGATGCCTGACTCGACCATCAAGCTCTGCGAGGAGGCGGACGCTATCCTGCTCGGGGCCTGCGGCCTGCCGTCGGTGCGCTATCCTGACAATACCGAGATCGCGCCGCAGATCGAGCTGCGTTTCATCTTCGATCTCTATGCCGGCGTGCGGCCTGCGCGGCTGATCCCGGGCGTGCCGAGCCCGATCGTCGGCGCCGACAAGCGCGGCATCGACCTCGTCGTGATCCGCGAATCCACCGAAGGTCTGTTCGCCTCGATGGGCAAGGGCGTGGTGACGCATGACGATGCCCGCGAGACCATGGTGATCACGCGCAAGACGTCCGAACGGCTGTTCGATTTCTCGTTTCGCCTCGCCGAGCGGCGCAAGGCGCGCGGCAAGCCGGGATCGCTTGCCTGCGTTGACAAGGCGAACGTGTTCAAGGCTTTTGCGTTCTTCCGCGGCATTTTCGATGAGATCGCGACGAAGCACCCTGGCGTGAAGACCGATCGGCTCTATGTCGATGCCTGCTCGGCGATGCTAGTCAAGCGTCCCTGGGATTTCGACGTGATGGTGATGGAGAACATGTTCGGCGACATCGTCTCCGACATCACCGCGAGCCTGATCGGCGGCCTCGGCATGGCGCCGTCGGCCGACATCGGCGACAAATACGCGGTGTTTCAGCCGTGCCACGGCACCGCGCCTGACATCATGGGGCAGGGCAAGGCCAACCCGACCGGCATGATCTTGTCGGCGGCGATGATGCTGGACTGGCTCGCCGACAAGCATGGCATCGAGAGCGCCACTGAAGCTGGCGAAAGAATCGAGCGCGCGGTGGACCAGGTCTATGCTGGCGGCCTCAAGCCGATGGAGTTCGGCGGCAGCAACGGTACGGCCGACATCACGAGGGCAGTGCTCGGGGCGCTGTAG
- a CDS encoding alcohol dehydrogenase: MKSFKVADFKAPLQEFDEATPQPSGTQVLIKVKAAGVCHSDLHIWEGGYDLGHGRKPLSLKDRGINLPLTMGHETVGEILAFGPDVKPADQGDLKLGDVGLVYPWIGCGKCATCLAGDENMCLTPRSLGVYCDGGYSDHMLVPHPRYLLNLKGLDPATTAPYACSGVTTYSALKKVEQHFDTPIVMFGAGGLGLMALSLLKAMGGKGAIMVDIDARKREAAEKAGALATVDPKAPDALEQLAKKAGGPIRAVIDLVGNAATTQLGFDCLTKGGKLVIVGLFGGGATWALPLIPIKAVTIQGSYVGNLRETQELLDLVRAKKVPPIPVTKAPLNKANDALLQLQQGAVVGRTVLTP; this comes from the coding sequence ATGAAGAGTTTCAAGGTCGCCGATTTCAAGGCGCCGCTGCAGGAGTTCGACGAGGCGACGCCGCAGCCGTCGGGCACGCAGGTGCTGATCAAGGTCAAGGCGGCCGGTGTCTGCCACAGCGACCTGCACATCTGGGAAGGCGGCTACGATCTCGGCCATGGCCGCAAGCCGCTGTCGTTGAAGGACCGCGGCATCAATCTGCCGCTGACCATGGGGCACGAGACTGTCGGCGAGATCCTCGCGTTCGGACCGGATGTGAAGCCGGCCGACCAGGGTGATCTGAAGCTCGGCGATGTAGGCCTGGTCTATCCCTGGATCGGTTGCGGCAAATGCGCGACGTGCCTCGCGGGTGACGAGAACATGTGCCTGACGCCGCGCTCGCTCGGCGTCTATTGCGACGGCGGCTATTCCGATCATATGCTGGTGCCGCATCCGCGCTATCTGCTCAATCTGAAGGGGCTCGATCCCGCAACGACCGCGCCTTACGCCTGCTCGGGCGTCACAACCTACAGCGCGCTGAAGAAGGTCGAGCAGCACTTTGACACACCGATCGTGATGTTCGGCGCCGGTGGCCTCGGCCTGATGGCGCTGTCGCTGCTCAAGGCGATGGGCGGCAAGGGCGCGATCATGGTCGACATCGACGCCAGGAAGCGCGAGGCCGCCGAGAAGGCTGGCGCGCTCGCGACGGTCGATCCCAAGGCACCGGATGCACTTGAGCAGTTGGCGAAGAAAGCAGGTGGTCCGATCCGCGCCGTGATCGATCTCGTCGGCAATGCCGCGACGACGCAACTCGGCTTCGACTGCCTCACCAAGGGCGGCAAGCTCGTCATCGTCGGCCTGTTCGGCGGCGGCGCGACCTGGGCCTTGCCGCTGATCCCGATCAAGGCCGTGACGATCCAGGGCAGCTATGTCGGCAATCTGCGCGAGACGCAGGAACTGCTCGATCTCGTACGTGCGAAGAAGGTGCCGCCGATCCCGGTGACAAAGGCACCGCTCAATAAGGCCAACGACGCGCTGCTGCAGTTGCAGCAGGGCGCGGTGGTTGGCCGCACGGTGCTGACGCCGTAG
- a CDS encoding ABC transporter ATP-binding protein, protein MMQPAMRGEPLLNVDNLVVEYGLGNRTVHAVSGVSLDVARGETLGLVGESGCGKSTLGRAVLQLRRAKSGRVLFDGEDLTAMEGEALRKMRRRVQLIFQDPIASLNPRRRIGDIVAEPLIIAGVKDAAERKRRVHEVLSAVGLDPDLVAGRLPHEFSGGQCQRICIARALVLNPEFVVCDEPVSALDVSIRAQILNLLEAMKARFGLTLLFIAHDLAVVKAVSDRVAVMYLGRLCEVGPSEQLFARPAHPYTSLLLQAIPVPDPDVRPAESVAAGEPPSPIAPPSGCRFRTRCPRADQRCSAEIPELREVAIGQFAACHHPLT, encoded by the coding sequence ATGATGCAGCCTGCCATGCGCGGGGAGCCGCTGCTGAACGTCGACAATCTCGTCGTCGAATATGGTCTCGGCAACAGGACCGTCCATGCCGTCTCTGGCGTCAGCCTTGATGTCGCGCGCGGCGAGACGCTGGGGCTGGTCGGTGAATCGGGCTGCGGCAAGTCGACGCTGGGGCGCGCGGTGCTGCAATTGCGCCGCGCCAAATCCGGCCGCGTGCTGTTCGACGGTGAGGACCTGACCGCGATGGAGGGTGAAGCGCTGCGCAAGATGCGCCGCCGCGTGCAGCTCATTTTCCAGGACCCGATCGCCTCGCTCAATCCGCGCCGGCGCATCGGCGATATCGTGGCCGAGCCGCTCATCATCGCCGGCGTCAAGGATGCCGCCGAACGCAAGCGCAGGGTTCACGAGGTGCTGTCGGCGGTCGGGCTCGATCCCGATCTCGTCGCGGGCCGCCTGCCGCACGAATTCTCCGGCGGCCAATGCCAGCGCATCTGCATCGCGCGGGCGCTGGTGCTCAATCCGGAATTCGTCGTCTGCGATGAGCCGGTCTCGGCGCTCGACGTTTCCATCCGAGCGCAGATCCTCAACCTGCTGGAGGCGATGAAGGCGCGCTTCGGGCTGACGCTGCTGTTCATCGCGCATGACCTTGCGGTGGTGAAAGCCGTCAGTGATCGCGTCGCAGTGATGTATCTAGGCCGGCTCTGCGAGGTCGGTCCGTCCGAGCAATTGTTCGCTCGACCCGCGCATCCCTACACTTCGCTCCTGCTACAGGCGATTCCGGTGCCCGATCCCGACGTGCGTCCCGCCGAGAGTGTCGCAGCCGGCGAGCCGCCATCGCCGATTGCGCCGCCGTCCGGCTGCCGCTTCCGCACCCGCTGCCCGCGCGCCGATCAGCGATGCAGCGCGGAGATACCGGAGTTGCGCGAGGTCGCAATCGGGCAGTTCGCGGCTTGCCATCATCCGCTGACCTAA
- a CDS encoding ABC transporter ATP-binding protein — MSTPLLTIEDIAVELPTPRGILRAVDHVDLSLEAGRTLGIVGESGCGKTMLSRAVLQLLPKKAKLSGRVMFDGQDLVRLAPESLRRLRARDLAVVFQDPMTSLNPVFTIGTQLMETIQEHLELEAAAARKRSIELLAAVGIPAPEQRLAQYPHQCSGGMRQRIAIAIALSCEPKLLIADEPTTALDVTIQAQILDLLAREQRRRHMAMVIITHDLGVVAGRADEVAVMYAGRVVERAPTPALFKRMHMPYTEALLAAIPKLDTAPHTPLPAISGRPPDPTRPLKGCSFAPRCRYATGRCHEAKPDLKSAEISGHLYACFHPIQMAEGVGA; from the coding sequence GTGAGTACGCCATTGCTGACCATCGAGGACATCGCGGTCGAGCTGCCGACGCCGCGCGGGATCTTGCGGGCGGTCGACCATGTCGATCTCTCGCTTGAGGCGGGCCGCACGCTCGGCATCGTCGGTGAATCCGGCTGCGGCAAGACCATGCTGTCGCGCGCCGTGCTGCAGCTGCTGCCGAAGAAGGCAAAACTCTCCGGGCGCGTGATGTTCGACGGCCAGGATCTGGTCCGGCTCGCGCCCGAAAGCCTGCGGCGCCTGCGCGCGCGAGATCTCGCGGTCGTGTTCCAGGATCCCATGACGTCGCTCAATCCAGTGTTCACGATCGGCACCCAGTTGATGGAGACGATCCAGGAGCATCTCGAACTCGAGGCGGCTGCCGCGCGGAAACGCAGCATCGAGCTGCTGGCGGCGGTCGGCATTCCAGCACCCGAGCAGCGGCTCGCACAATATCCGCATCAATGTTCCGGCGGCATGCGCCAGCGCATCGCCATTGCGATCGCGCTGTCCTGCGAGCCGAAGCTCCTGATCGCGGATGAGCCGACCACCGCGCTCGACGTCACCATCCAGGCCCAGATCCTCGATCTGCTGGCGCGCGAGCAGCGCCGCCGCCACATGGCAATGGTCATCATCACCCACGATCTCGGCGTGGTCGCCGGCCGCGCCGACGAAGTCGCGGTGATGTATGCGGGCAGGGTGGTCGAGCGCGCGCCGACGCCAGCCTTGTTCAAGCGCATGCATATGCCCTACACCGAGGCGCTGCTGGCGGCGATCCCGAAGCTGGACACCGCGCCGCACACGCCGCTGCCCGCCATCTCCGGCCGTCCGCCCGATCCGACACGGCCGCTGAAGGGCTGCTCCTTCGCGCCGCGCTGTCGCTATGCTACGGGGCGTTGCCATGAGGCCAAGCCGGACCTGAAGAGCGCGGAGATATCAGGGCATCTCTATGCCTGCTTCCATCCGATCCAGATGGCGGAAGGGGTTGGCGCATGA
- a CDS encoding ABC transporter permease, with protein sequence MATLELSLRDEVSAPVRRKRKLGLLFWIAITWLAVILAVAILAPLLPLQNPVDMDMLERRAAFSSEHWLGTDGLGRDELARLIFGARVSLTVGLIAPMIGLTLGGALGLLAGYFRGRFETLVVGSMDVLLAFPPLIFALAVTAYLGQSIPNLTVILGVLGIPAFMRVARAATLSLARREFVIAAEALGASHARILLRELLPNVILPLLAFFLLGVAVTIVVEGALSFLGLGVPPPMASWGSMIGEGRDSLDVAPRLAFLPAAGLFLTVLAFNLVGDTMRALTDPRQGAL encoded by the coding sequence ATGGCCACGCTTGAGCTCTCGTTGCGGGACGAAGTGTCGGCGCCGGTCAGGCGCAAGCGCAAGCTTGGGCTGCTGTTCTGGATCGCGATCACGTGGCTCGCCGTGATCCTGGCGGTCGCGATCCTTGCACCGCTGCTGCCACTGCAAAACCCTGTGGACATGGACATGCTGGAGCGCCGCGCTGCGTTCTCGAGCGAGCACTGGCTCGGCACCGACGGCCTCGGCCGTGACGAGCTTGCGCGCTTGATTTTTGGCGCGCGCGTGTCGCTGACCGTCGGGCTGATCGCGCCGATGATCGGCCTGACGCTCGGCGGCGCCCTGGGCCTGCTCGCCGGCTATTTCCGTGGCAGGTTCGAGACGCTGGTGGTCGGCAGCATGGACGTGCTGCTTGCCTTTCCGCCGCTGATCTTCGCGCTCGCGGTAACCGCCTATCTCGGCCAATCCATTCCCAATCTCACCGTGATTCTCGGCGTGCTCGGCATTCCCGCCTTCATGCGGGTGGCGCGCGCGGCAACGCTGTCCTTGGCGCGGCGTGAATTCGTGATCGCAGCCGAGGCGCTCGGGGCCAGCCATGCGCGCATCCTGCTGCGCGAGCTCTTGCCGAACGTGATCCTGCCGCTGCTGGCGTTCTTCCTGCTTGGTGTCGCCGTCACCATCGTGGTCGAGGGCGCGCTGTCCTTCCTCGGGCTCGGCGTGCCGCCGCCGATGGCGAGCTGGGGCAGCATGATCGGCGAGGGGCGCGACAGCCTCGACGTCGCGCCGCGCCTCGCCTTCCTGCCGGCGGCCGGACTGTTCCTGACTGTGCTGGCGTTCAATCTCGTCGGCGACACCATGCGGGCGCTGACCGATCCGCGTCAGGGGGCGCTGTGA
- a CDS encoding ABC transporter permease — MLNFLVRRLLAILPVLLAVSLLTFLIASLLPGDLAMVILGDQATPENVAALRHDMGLDQPLWWRYLSWLGHVLQGDLGRSFRTGQTVLQAVGERIPVSLELMLMAEFIGLLIGVPLAIACAARAGGAFDRFMTGSAFAMLSMPSFLMAILLIYLFAVELHWLPATGYVPFTEEPLANLRFFVLPALTLALAEWPGIMRVLRSDMIATLQEDYIALAKAKGLKPSRILFVHALKPSSLTLVTVTGINIGRLLGGTLIVESIFALPGIGRLLVGAIYTRDLVILQGVVLLVACGFVIVNVIVDMLYAVLDPRIRHGHA; from the coding sequence ATGCTGAACTTCCTCGTGCGGCGGTTGCTGGCCATCCTGCCGGTTCTGCTTGCCGTTTCGCTGCTCACGTTCCTGATCGCCTCGCTGCTGCCGGGCGATCTTGCCATGGTCATCCTCGGCGATCAGGCGACGCCGGAGAACGTCGCAGCGCTGCGCCACGACATGGGGCTCGACCAGCCGCTGTGGTGGCGTTACCTGAGCTGGCTCGGCCACGTGCTGCAGGGCGATCTCGGCCGCTCGTTCCGCACCGGGCAGACGGTGCTGCAAGCGGTCGGCGAACGCATCCCGGTCTCGCTCGAACTGATGCTGATGGCCGAGTTCATCGGGCTCCTGATCGGCGTGCCGCTCGCGATCGCCTGTGCCGCGCGCGCCGGCGGGGCATTCGACCGCTTCATGACCGGCAGCGCCTTTGCGATGCTGTCGATGCCGTCCTTCCTGATGGCGATCCTCCTGATCTATCTGTTCGCGGTCGAGCTGCACTGGCTGCCGGCGACGGGCTATGTGCCGTTCACCGAGGAGCCGCTCGCCAATTTGCGCTTCTTCGTGCTGCCGGCGTTGACACTGGCATTGGCGGAATGGCCGGGCATCATGCGCGTGCTGCGCTCGGACATGATCGCGACCTTGCAGGAGGACTACATTGCGCTGGCCAAGGCCAAAGGCCTGAAGCCTTCGCGCATCCTGTTCGTGCATGCGCTGAAGCCCTCGTCACTGACGCTGGTGACGGTGACAGGCATCAATATCGGCCGCCTGCTCGGCGGCACGCTGATCGTCGAGTCCATCTTTGCGCTGCCCGGTATCGGCCGGCTGCTGGTCGGCGCGATCTACACCCGCGACCTCGTCATCCTCCAGGGCGTGGTGCTGCTGGTTGCCTGCGGCTTCGTCATCGTGAACGTCATCGTCGACATGCTCTACGCCGTGCTCGATCCGAGGATCCGCCATGGCCACGCTTGA